In a genomic window of Curtobacterium sp. MCBD17_035:
- a CDS encoding universal stress protein has translation MGERYIVGFDDSRPSRRALDWALDRAARDHGSVVLAHVRTVPDGPPSDPDLEAAVTRARTRRRDVGVSLLRIDGDDVVAALLGVAEDEDLLVVGTHKTGHLHGRALGTRALALAAGARCSVVVVPDTDLRFRRGVVAGVGGGAGAAHVCETAAREAEHREEELVLVRALEPDGSGDDGTPLGTTGGRVQDAHPLLEVSARTASRPAAPMLLDVALGHALLVIGARHPAQARAGYVGAVLHDVLINLTAPVLVTRHRDLVATAAASGAATRPDPIEENA, from the coding sequence ATGGGTGAGCGGTACATCGTCGGGTTCGACGACTCGCGGCCGAGTCGACGCGCACTGGACTGGGCGCTCGACCGCGCCGCGCGAGACCACGGGTCCGTGGTGCTCGCCCACGTCCGCACGGTTCCGGACGGCCCACCCTCCGACCCGGACCTGGAGGCCGCGGTCACCCGTGCTCGCACCCGCCGTCGCGATGTCGGGGTGTCGCTGCTGCGGATCGACGGGGACGACGTCGTGGCCGCCCTGCTCGGGGTAGCCGAGGACGAGGACCTCCTCGTGGTGGGCACGCACAAGACGGGTCACCTGCACGGCCGGGCGCTCGGCACGCGGGCACTCGCCCTCGCGGCTGGCGCGCGCTGTTCGGTCGTCGTCGTCCCGGACACGGACCTGCGGTTCCGTCGCGGTGTCGTCGCGGGCGTCGGCGGCGGTGCAGGGGCGGCGCACGTGTGCGAGACCGCGGCCAGGGAGGCCGAACACCGTGAGGAGGAACTCGTGCTCGTCCGGGCGCTCGAACCCGACGGCTCCGGCGACGACGGCACCCCGCTCGGCACCACCGGCGGACGCGTCCAGGACGCCCACCCGCTCCTCGAGGTGTCCGCGCGCACCGCTTCCCGTCCAGCGGCGCCCATGCTGCTCGATGTCGCGCTGGGGCACGCGCTCCTCGTCATCGGCGCGCGCCATCCGGCCCAGGCGCGGGCCGGGTACGTCGGCGCGGTGCTCCACGACGTGCTCATCAACCTGACCGCACCCGTGCTCGTGACCCGCCACCGCGACCTCGTCGCGACCGCGGCAGCGAGTGGTGCGGCCACTCGACCGGACCCCATCGAGGAGAACGCATGA